The Labilithrix sp. genome contains a region encoding:
- a CDS encoding outer membrane lipoprotein carrier protein LolA: MARTASFVAALALAAVAALTSPADAQQAAPAPAPAPAPPAPQPAPQATTDATVAKVQAFYDGTTSFSSPFTQQFFVKSHNITKDSKGKVLFSKPGKMAWDYETPAGNRVVSDGTILKVYEAANKQLFEQAIDKSQYPAALSFLTGTGKLADAFSFVMYDGAAMQFPGGQVLVGSPKKETAAYTKVLFYVDASTFHVRRALIVDAQGNRNRFDFTEPKVNIPIPPDAFTLVPPPGTQVIKP; encoded by the coding sequence ATGGCCCGCACCGCTTCGTTCGTCGCTGCCCTCGCCCTCGCCGCCGTCGCGGCGCTCACGTCGCCCGCCGACGCACAGCAGGCAGCCCCCGCGCCGGCCCCGGCCCCCGCTCCGCCCGCGCCCCAGCCCGCGCCGCAGGCGACGACGGACGCGACGGTCGCGAAGGTGCAGGCGTTCTACGACGGGACGACCTCCTTCTCGAGCCCCTTCACGCAGCAGTTCTTCGTCAAGTCGCACAACATCACGAAGGACTCGAAGGGCAAGGTCCTCTTCTCGAAGCCGGGCAAGATGGCGTGGGACTACGAGACGCCCGCCGGCAACCGCGTCGTCTCCGACGGCACGATCCTGAAGGTGTACGAGGCCGCGAACAAGCAGCTCTTCGAGCAGGCGATCGACAAGTCGCAGTACCCGGCCGCGCTGTCGTTCCTCACCGGCACCGGCAAGCTCGCCGACGCGTTCAGCTTCGTGATGTACGACGGCGCCGCGATGCAGTTCCCGGGCGGCCAGGTCCTCGTCGGCAGCCCGAAGAAGGAGACCGCCGCGTACACGAAGGTCCTCTTCTACGTCGACGCCTCCACCTTCCACGTGCGGCGCGCGCTCATCGTCGACGCGCAGGGCAACCGCAACCGCTTCGACTTCACGGAGCCGAAGGTCAACATCCCGATCCCTCCCGACGCCTTCACGCTCGTGCCGCCGCCGGGCACACAAGTCATCAAGCCCTGA
- a CDS encoding (2Fe-2S)-binding protein, with amino-acid sequence MPEITFESHDGSQKKTVNAPDGGALADLIDDNSAPIPFSCRSASCATCHIEVLQGEDLLLPPEEDEKDVLDAVLSAPPRFRLACCAKLRPGDGKVTVRAQNEY; translated from the coding sequence ATGCCGGAGATCACGTTCGAGTCGCACGACGGCTCCCAGAAGAAGACGGTGAACGCTCCCGACGGAGGCGCGCTCGCCGATCTGATCGACGACAACTCGGCGCCGATCCCGTTCTCGTGCCGGAGCGCGAGCTGCGCGACGTGCCACATCGAGGTCCTCCAAGGCGAAGACCTGCTGCTCCCGCCGGAAGAAGACGAAAAAGACGTCCTCGACGCGGTCCTCTCCGCCCCGCCCCGCTTCCGCCTCGCCTGCTGCGCAAAGCTGCGTCCCGGCGACGGAAAAGTGACGGTTCGGGCACAGAACGAATACTGA
- the ruvC gene encoding crossover junction endodeoxyribonuclease RuvC, translated as MGGRARRTGVARGSRVNVVLGLDPGTRHFGWGIVAKNGTRLSHVAHGVCDVDKVGELGDRLVAIERALVEVIARYKPSQASIETLFFAKDASAAAKLGHARGVALLVCTRAGIESFEYAPARVKRTVAGAGRADKTQVAQMVRVVLGLPEAPRSDAADALAIAVTHLQGSPLLGANGPARGFSGRANAKPALQAILRGARSSNR; from the coding sequence ATGGGCGGGCGTGCGCGGCGCACGGGCGTCGCGCGCGGGAGCCGCGTGAACGTCGTCCTCGGCCTCGATCCCGGGACGCGTCACTTCGGGTGGGGCATCGTCGCGAAGAACGGGACGCGGCTCTCGCACGTCGCGCACGGGGTCTGTGACGTCGACAAGGTCGGCGAGCTCGGCGATCGGCTCGTCGCGATCGAGCGCGCGCTCGTCGAGGTCATCGCGCGCTACAAGCCGTCGCAGGCGAGCATCGAGACGCTCTTCTTCGCGAAGGACGCGTCCGCGGCGGCGAAGCTCGGGCACGCGCGCGGGGTCGCGCTCCTCGTCTGCACGCGCGCTGGGATCGAGTCGTTCGAGTACGCCCCCGCGCGGGTGAAGCGCACCGTCGCAGGCGCGGGCCGCGCCGACAAGACGCAGGTCGCGCAGATGGTCCGCGTCGTGCTCGGGCTCCCGGAGGCGCCGCGCTCCGACGCCGCCGACGCGCTCGCCATCGCCGTCACGCATCTGCAGGGATCTCCACTGCTTGGAGCGAACGGTCCCGCTCGCGGCTTCTCCGGCCGGGCGAATGCAAAGCCAGCTTTACAGGCAATATTGCGCGGCGCTCGTTCGTCCAATAGATAG
- a CDS encoding sigma-70 family RNA polymerase sigma factor, with product MSSGAVPDVQLLARIAEGDPNAMAELYDRHVATVFPIALRVLRDRAEAEDVVHDSFVAVSERAAQYVPERGSVIAWLVTLVRNLSIDRTRRRERRGVLAREVIAHEPPPPVPDPEALTADAKERETIRRALARLPDAQRQTLEVAFFEGLSYPEIAAREGVPLGTIKSRAARALAALREALASEGLTVDAAPGAATPITQTTQGAQGAR from the coding sequence ATGTCCTCCGGCGCCGTGCCCGACGTGCAGCTCCTCGCGCGCATCGCCGAAGGCGATCCGAACGCGATGGCGGAGCTCTACGATCGGCACGTCGCGACTGTGTTCCCGATCGCGCTCCGCGTCCTGCGCGACCGCGCCGAGGCGGAGGACGTCGTCCACGACTCGTTCGTCGCGGTGAGCGAGCGCGCGGCGCAGTACGTCCCCGAGCGCGGCAGCGTCATCGCCTGGCTCGTCACCCTCGTCCGCAACCTGAGCATCGATCGCACGCGGCGGCGCGAGCGTCGCGGCGTCCTCGCGCGCGAGGTGATCGCGCACGAGCCGCCGCCGCCGGTGCCCGACCCCGAGGCGCTCACCGCCGACGCGAAGGAGCGCGAGACGATCCGCCGCGCCCTCGCGCGCCTCCCCGACGCGCAGCGGCAGACGCTCGAGGTCGCGTTCTTCGAGGGCCTCAGCTACCCCGAGATCGCCGCGCGCGAGGGCGTGCCGCTCGGGACGATCAAGTCGCGCGCCGCGCGCGCGCTCGCCGCGCTCCGGGAGGCGCTCGCGAGCGAAGGGCTCACGGTGGACGCGGCGCCTGGCGCCGCCACGCCGATCACGCAGACCACACAAGGAGCTCAAGGAGCAAGGTGA
- a CDS encoding alginate export family protein gives MRFLAGSVILAGLLASRTAAAQQPPAAPTTIAVGDWQLAPTMEVRVRGEYRHDAPDLGGLDMYGRATPRTRDAWVVLERTRVGLGAERGALRAQVTLQDARAFGSPSPNATLAGARGLGQLAPYEGFLEMRTSGVRPTYLRLGRQAVVWGEGRLVGNADFSPVGRSLDAARAHVAAGNFDFEALAAILEIPQPLGAAFGDRSGSNTSGVQLYGVTVKWTVDPLFRVEAFGLARVARSSGAELDGSRFAIQRAVGERYTGALRVSGDDKGWSYGAEGAYQMGNADTLRFNGADIAAWAAAAHVQKTLEQIVLTPTFRLNGSYASGDDGSGKYTQFDPLLADPQRFHGMMDLFAWSNMFDLGGRATVVPWTDTALSFEYRYAQLAKSRGEWIGSYLTAVGSATRPPVVAITPAPAGANVDPSLGHELDVGFSWRPWMPLELRASWSGLLLGDGAKAIMASHQRGSHNLAQYAFLQATLNVP, from the coding sequence ATGCGCTTCCTTGCGGGCTCGGTCATCCTCGCGGGGCTCCTCGCCTCGAGGACCGCCGCGGCCCAACAGCCGCCGGCGGCGCCGACCACGATCGCGGTGGGCGACTGGCAGCTCGCCCCCACGATGGAGGTGCGGGTCCGCGGCGAGTACCGCCACGACGCGCCCGACCTCGGCGGCCTCGACATGTACGGCCGCGCGACCCCGCGGACGCGCGACGCGTGGGTCGTGCTGGAGCGCACCCGCGTCGGCCTCGGCGCCGAGCGCGGCGCCCTCCGCGCGCAGGTCACGCTCCAGGACGCGCGGGCGTTCGGATCGCCCTCGCCGAACGCCACCCTCGCGGGCGCGCGCGGCCTCGGTCAGCTCGCGCCGTACGAGGGCTTCCTCGAGATGCGCACGAGCGGCGTGCGCCCCACCTACCTGCGCCTCGGGCGGCAGGCGGTGGTCTGGGGCGAGGGGCGCCTCGTCGGCAACGCGGACTTCTCGCCGGTCGGCCGCTCGCTCGACGCCGCGCGCGCGCACGTCGCGGCGGGCAACTTCGACTTCGAGGCGCTCGCCGCGATCCTCGAGATCCCGCAGCCGCTCGGCGCGGCCTTCGGCGATCGCTCCGGCTCCAACACCTCCGGCGTCCAGCTCTACGGCGTCACCGTGAAGTGGACCGTCGACCCGCTCTTCCGCGTCGAGGCGTTCGGCCTCGCGCGCGTCGCGCGATCGAGCGGCGCCGAGCTCGACGGCTCGCGCTTCGCGATCCAGCGCGCGGTCGGCGAGCGCTACACCGGCGCGCTCCGCGTCTCGGGCGACGACAAGGGCTGGAGCTACGGCGCCGAGGGCGCGTACCAGATGGGCAACGCCGACACGCTCCGCTTCAATGGCGCGGACATCGCGGCCTGGGCCGCGGCGGCGCACGTCCAGAAGACGCTCGAGCAGATCGTCCTCACGCCGACCTTCCGCCTCAACGGCTCGTACGCGTCGGGCGACGACGGATCGGGAAAGTACACGCAGTTCGATCCCCTCCTCGCCGATCCGCAGCGCTTCCACGGGATGATGGACCTCTTCGCGTGGTCCAACATGTTCGACCTCGGCGGCCGCGCTACGGTCGTCCCCTGGACCGACACCGCGCTCTCGTTCGAGTACCGTTACGCGCAGCTCGCGAAGTCACGCGGCGAGTGGATCGGCAGCTACCTCACCGCGGTCGGCAGCGCGACGCGACCGCCCGTCGTCGCGATCACGCCCGCGCCGGCCGGCGCCAACGTCGATCCGAGCCTCGGTCACGAGCTCGACGTCGGGTTCTCCTGGCGCCCGTGGATGCCGCTCGAGCTCCGCGCGAGCTGGTCGGGCCTCCTCCTCGGCGACGGCGCGAAGGCGATCATGGCGTCGCACCAGCGCGGCTCGCACAACCTCGCGCAGTACGCCTTCCTCCAGGCGACGCTCAACGTCCCGTAG
- a CDS encoding DNA adenine methylase, translated as MSEPIKRRRALTNVGGEVETSGDREAAAILAHAIDVAPTEDEDAEDRAHVHGFHSYPARAHPVTARRLIEELSPEGGTVLDPFCGSGTVLVEAMLAGRSAIGSDLNPIAVMLARAKTFPHAPEKTAALVSAAHGVAEHAEKRRKAKAGATKRLPPEDVASFAPHVLLELDGLRAGIAEAPASTRPELALVLSSILVKLSARRGDTTEEQVGKRIAAGYPSKLFVKKAEDFARRLDELFALLETRSEARALPPPRARVYEDDATVLAKVEDAAIDAVITSPPYVATYDYLAHHEMRLRWLGLDGRKLARGEIGARRNYARLGARETHAAWEGELTKLFTSLARVLRRDGALVLLIADSAQTTPRGPIAVRADDVVARVAERGGRLVPIARASQARPHFHGPTADAFRDRPRFEHALLLTKR; from the coding sequence GTGAGCGAGCCGATCAAGCGACGGCGCGCGCTCACGAACGTCGGCGGCGAGGTCGAGACGAGCGGCGATCGCGAAGCGGCGGCGATCCTCGCGCACGCGATCGACGTCGCGCCGACCGAGGACGAGGACGCGGAGGACCGCGCGCACGTCCACGGCTTCCACTCCTACCCCGCGCGCGCGCATCCCGTCACCGCGCGGCGGCTGATCGAGGAGCTCTCGCCCGAGGGCGGGACGGTCCTCGATCCGTTCTGCGGATCGGGCACCGTCCTCGTCGAGGCGATGCTCGCGGGGCGGAGCGCGATCGGCTCGGACCTGAACCCGATCGCGGTGATGCTCGCGCGCGCGAAGACGTTCCCGCACGCGCCGGAGAAGACGGCCGCGCTCGTTTCGGCCGCGCACGGCGTCGCGGAGCACGCCGAGAAGCGGCGGAAGGCGAAGGCCGGCGCGACGAAGCGCCTCCCGCCGGAGGACGTCGCGTCCTTCGCTCCGCACGTGCTCCTCGAGCTCGACGGCCTGCGCGCCGGCATCGCCGAGGCCCCCGCCTCCACGCGCCCCGAGCTCGCGCTCGTCCTCTCATCCATCCTCGTGAAGCTGAGCGCGCGGCGCGGCGACACGACCGAGGAGCAGGTCGGCAAGCGCATCGCGGCCGGGTATCCGTCGAAGCTCTTCGTGAAGAAGGCGGAGGACTTCGCGCGCCGGCTCGACGAGCTGTTCGCGCTGCTCGAGACGCGCTCGGAAGCCCGAGCGCTCCCGCCGCCGCGCGCGCGCGTCTACGAGGACGACGCGACCGTGCTCGCGAAGGTCGAAGACGCCGCGATCGACGCGGTCATCACCTCGCCGCCGTACGTCGCGACGTACGACTACCTCGCGCACCACGAGATGCGCCTCCGCTGGCTCGGCCTCGACGGGAGGAAGCTCGCGCGCGGCGAGATCGGCGCGCGCCGCAACTACGCGCGCCTCGGCGCCCGCGAGACGCACGCGGCCTGGGAGGGCGAGCTGACGAAGCTCTTCACCTCGCTCGCGCGCGTGCTCCGGCGCGACGGCGCGCTCGTGCTCCTCATCGCGGACTCGGCGCAGACGACGCCGCGCGGGCCGATCGCGGTGCGCGCGGACGACGTCGTCGCGCGCGTCGCGGAGCGGGGCGGGCGCCTCGTCCCGATCGCGCGGGCGTCGCAAGCGCGGCCGCACTTCCACGGCCCCACCGCCGACGCGTTCCGCGACCGGCCGCGCTTCGAGCACGCGTTGCTTCTGACGAAGCGGTGA
- a CDS encoding HD domain-containing protein has protein sequence MADFDLKAVPNHVFTIAQKLRSAGFKSWIVGGCVRDSILGKKVADWDLATNALPKDLMKVFPRAIPTGLQHGTVTVVMEGHHYEVTTLRGETTYSDGRRPDAVHFVEDITADLARRDFTINAIAVDSDTGALVDPFEGRKDIDRKAIRAVGKAIERFSEDGLRVLRAARFCATLEFDLDPETFAAIGPTLDTFKKVSSERVRDEWVKTMKAKRPSRAFDVMRDSGIMAITCPEMMEGVGMEQNKWHTFDVWRHGMACMDACAGDPILRIAALLHDVGKPRTRAFSDKTQDYTFYDHDKVGAEIADPICERLRFSNEERGRIVHLVRHHLFHYDNWSDAAVRRWIRRVGRDRIPDLVALSEADLRGKGPEIDPAILLPLQALEAHVERILAEGAALSASDLALDGNVLIKELALTPGRIIGEILAHLLEEVTNDPGLNTKDNLLAKARAFVKARQS, from the coding sequence ATGGCTGACTTCGACCTGAAGGCCGTCCCCAACCACGTCTTCACCATCGCGCAGAAGCTGAGGTCGGCCGGGTTCAAGTCATGGATCGTCGGCGGCTGCGTGCGCGACTCGATCCTCGGCAAGAAGGTCGCAGACTGGGACCTCGCGACGAACGCGCTGCCGAAGGACCTCATGAAGGTGTTCCCGCGCGCGATCCCGACCGGGCTCCAGCACGGCACCGTCACCGTCGTGATGGAAGGGCACCACTACGAGGTCACCACCCTGCGCGGCGAGACGACGTACTCCGACGGGCGCCGCCCCGACGCGGTCCACTTCGTCGAGGACATCACCGCCGACCTCGCGCGCCGCGACTTCACGATCAACGCGATCGCGGTCGACTCCGACACCGGCGCGCTCGTCGATCCGTTCGAGGGACGGAAGGACATCGACCGGAAGGCGATCCGCGCGGTCGGCAAGGCGATCGAGCGCTTCTCCGAGGACGGCCTCCGCGTCCTCCGCGCGGCGCGGTTCTGCGCGACGCTCGAGTTCGACCTCGACCCCGAGACCTTCGCCGCGATTGGCCCCACGCTCGACACCTTCAAGAAGGTGAGCTCGGAGCGCGTCCGCGACGAGTGGGTCAAGACGATGAAGGCGAAGCGTCCGTCGCGCGCGTTCGACGTGATGCGCGACTCCGGCATCATGGCGATCACCTGCCCCGAGATGATGGAAGGCGTCGGGATGGAGCAGAACAAGTGGCACACCTTCGACGTGTGGCGCCACGGCATGGCCTGCATGGACGCCTGCGCCGGCGATCCCATCCTCCGCATCGCCGCGCTCCTGCACGACGTCGGCAAGCCGCGGACGCGCGCGTTCAGCGACAAGACGCAGGACTACACGTTCTACGATCACGACAAGGTCGGGGCCGAGATCGCGGACCCGATCTGCGAGCGCCTCCGCTTCTCGAACGAGGAGCGCGGGCGCATCGTCCACCTCGTCCGGCACCACCTCTTCCACTACGACAACTGGTCCGACGCCGCGGTGCGCCGCTGGATCCGGCGCGTGGGCCGCGACCGCATCCCCGATCTCGTCGCGCTCTCGGAGGCGGACCTCCGCGGCAAGGGCCCCGAGATCGACCCCGCGATCCTCCTCCCGCTCCAGGCGCTCGAGGCCCACGTCGAGCGCATCTTGGCGGAGGGCGCGGCGCTGTCGGCGAGCGATCTCGCGCTCGACGGCAACGTCCTCATCAAGGAGCTCGCGCTCACGCCGGGGCGCATCATCGGCGAGATCCTGGCCCACCTCCTCGAAGAGGTGACGAACGATCCGGGCCTCAATACCAAGGACAACCTGCTCGCCAAGGCCCGCGCTTTCGTGAAAGCCCGCCAGAGCTGA
- a CDS encoding DUF882 domain-containing protein, giving the protein MHRLGAALAATAAALVATPSAVDAHVSGSNGLAVKKARAETLEPPPLLATLVQTHTDERVPLDDESPSAARFAELLADRVTGERHAFDPRLLELLRSLAKRHPGARIELVSGYRSAKLNEMMRKKGHHVASHSQHSLGHAVDFRIVPPDAELGLEPLLLEQEIRALGWEGGVGTYSMKYDWFVHADVGPRRRWSGT; this is encoded by the coding sequence ATGCATCGCCTCGGCGCCGCTCTCGCCGCGACCGCCGCCGCGCTCGTCGCGACGCCGAGCGCGGTCGACGCGCACGTGTCCGGATCGAACGGGCTCGCGGTGAAGAAGGCGCGCGCGGAGACGCTGGAGCCGCCGCCGCTCCTCGCGACGCTGGTGCAGACCCACACCGACGAGCGCGTCCCGCTCGACGACGAGTCTCCCTCCGCCGCGCGCTTCGCGGAGCTCCTCGCCGATCGCGTCACCGGCGAGCGCCACGCCTTCGATCCGCGACTGCTCGAGCTGCTCCGGAGCCTCGCGAAGAGACACCCCGGCGCGCGCATCGAGCTCGTGAGCGGCTACCGCAGCGCGAAGCTCAACGAGATGATGCGGAAGAAGGGACACCACGTCGCGTCGCACTCGCAGCACTCGCTCGGGCACGCGGTCGACTTCCGGATCGTGCCGCCCGACGCGGAGCTCGGCCTCGAGCCGCTCCTGCTCGAGCAGGAGATCCGCGCGCTCGGCTGGGAGGGCGGCGTCGGCACCTACTCGATGAAGTACGACTGGTTCGTGCACGCCGACGTCGGCCCGCGCCGACGCTGGAGCGGGACCTAA
- a CDS encoding inositol-3-phosphate synthase has protein sequence MQRPNRIEPATGKLGVLLVGMGAVATTTMAGVFLARRGLAPPIGSLTQLGTIRLGRRDERRMPRIQDFVALASLDDVVFGAWDIFPDDGYEAAKRAAVLEGHHLDAVRDELAAVKPMKGVFYQEYVPRLRGVHVKDDARTKLDAVERVREDIRRFKRESGAERVVAIWCGSTETFTAANGVHGSIEAFERGLAADDAAISATQIYAWAFLHERIPFANGAPNLGVDFAAAELLAKETQTPIAGKDFKTGQTLMKTVIAPGLKARMIGLRGWYSTNILGNRDGEVLDEPASFKTKEQSKLGVLDAILEPEQHPILYGDYHHKVRIDYYPPRGDAKEGWDNIDIAGWLGYPMQMKLNFLCRDSILAAPIVLDLALFLDWAQRCGYRGIQEWLGFYFKSPMAAPGLQPDHDLFVQLIKLKNTLRWTVGEDLITHLGHEYYD, from the coding sequence ATGCAGCGACCGAACCGGATCGAGCCGGCGACTGGCAAGCTCGGCGTCCTCCTCGTGGGAATGGGGGCGGTCGCTACGACGACCATGGCCGGCGTCTTCCTGGCGCGGCGGGGGCTCGCCCCACCGATCGGCTCGCTCACCCAGCTCGGCACGATCCGGCTCGGGCGCCGGGACGAGCGCCGGATGCCGCGGATCCAGGACTTCGTGGCGCTCGCGAGCCTGGACGACGTCGTGTTCGGGGCGTGGGACATCTTCCCGGACGACGGCTACGAGGCGGCGAAGCGCGCGGCGGTGCTCGAAGGCCACCACCTCGACGCGGTGCGTGACGAGCTCGCGGCGGTGAAGCCGATGAAGGGCGTGTTCTACCAGGAGTACGTCCCGCGGCTCCGCGGCGTGCACGTGAAGGACGACGCGCGGACGAAGCTCGACGCGGTCGAGCGGGTGCGCGAGGACATCCGCCGCTTCAAGCGAGAGTCGGGCGCCGAGCGCGTCGTCGCGATCTGGTGCGGCTCGACCGAGACGTTCACCGCCGCGAACGGCGTCCACGGCTCGATCGAGGCGTTCGAGCGCGGCCTCGCCGCCGACGACGCCGCGATCTCGGCGACGCAGATCTACGCGTGGGCGTTCCTCCACGAGCGGATCCCGTTCGCGAACGGCGCGCCGAACCTCGGCGTCGACTTCGCGGCGGCGGAGCTCCTCGCGAAGGAGACCCAGACGCCGATCGCAGGCAAGGACTTCAAGACGGGCCAGACGCTCATGAAGACGGTCATCGCGCCCGGCCTCAAGGCGCGCATGATCGGCCTCCGCGGCTGGTACTCGACGAACATCCTCGGCAATCGCGACGGCGAGGTGCTCGACGAGCCGGCGTCGTTCAAGACGAAGGAGCAGTCGAAGCTCGGCGTGCTCGACGCGATCCTGGAGCCGGAGCAGCACCCAATCCTCTACGGCGATTACCACCACAAAGTCCGGATTGACTACTACCCGCCGCGCGGCGACGCGAAGGAGGGTTGGGACAACATCGATATCGCGGGTTGGCTCGGATATCCGATGCAGATGAAGCTGAATTTCCTCTGCCGCGACTCCATCCTCGCCGCGCCGATCGTCCTCGATCTCGCGCTCTTCCTGGACTGGGCCCAGCGCTGCGGCTACCGCGGCATCCAGGAGTGGCTCGGCTTCTATTTCAAGTCACCGATGGCCGCGCCGGGCCTCCAGCCCGATCACGACCTGTTCGTCCAGCTCATCAAACTGAAGAACACGCTCCGCTGGACGGTCGGCGAGGACCTCATCACGCACCTGGGACACGAATATTACGATTGA
- a CDS encoding YebC/PmpR family DNA-binding transcriptional regulator, giving the protein MSGHSKWATIKHTKGVVDAKRGKLFTKLIKELTVAARLGGGVPENNPRLRKAIADAKAKSMPGDTIKNAVKRGTGEIEGPPVDEVLYEGTGVGGVLYLVEGTTDNRNRTVAEIRKIFEKHGGVLGSAGTAAWAFDRKGAILLDKSAATEDQLMEIAVGAGADDYTDAGETWTVTTAPDALNAVLDALEKANVAVKESSLAFFPKATKSVTGDDAQKLLKLVDALDDHDDVANVYADFDVSDEDMDAHQS; this is encoded by the coding sequence ATGAGCGGCCATTCCAAGTGGGCGACGATCAAGCACACGAAAGGTGTCGTCGATGCAAAACGCGGCAAGCTCTTCACGAAGCTCATCAAAGAGCTGACCGTCGCCGCGCGCCTCGGCGGCGGCGTCCCCGAGAACAACCCGCGCCTCCGGAAGGCGATCGCCGACGCGAAGGCGAAGTCGATGCCGGGCGACACGATCAAGAACGCGGTGAAGCGCGGCACCGGCGAGATCGAAGGACCCCCCGTCGACGAGGTCCTGTACGAAGGCACCGGCGTGGGCGGCGTCCTCTACCTCGTCGAGGGGACGACCGACAACCGCAACCGGACGGTCGCAGAGATCCGGAAGATCTTCGAGAAGCACGGCGGCGTGCTCGGCAGCGCCGGCACCGCGGCGTGGGCGTTCGATCGCAAGGGCGCCATCCTCCTCGACAAGTCCGCCGCGACGGAGGACCAGCTGATGGAGATCGCGGTCGGCGCCGGCGCCGACGACTACACCGACGCGGGGGAGACCTGGACCGTCACCACCGCGCCCGACGCGCTCAACGCCGTGCTCGACGCGCTCGAGAAGGCGAACGTCGCGGTGAAGGAATCAAGTCTCGCGTTTTTCCCGAAAGCCACGAAGTCGGTCACCGGCGACGACGCGCAGAAGCTCCTCAAGCTGGTCGACGCGCTCGACGATCACGACGACGTCGCGAACGTGTACGCCGACTTCGACGTGTCCGACGAGGACATGGATGCGCACCAGTCGTGA
- a CDS encoding lysophospholipase, translating into MSIELHEAVLSRRAGNGPDLYYASAMPADVKAVLGIVPGYADHGARYRHVMGALAEHGIGSIAIDLRGHGRALGTRGFCNRFDEFLDDARELRALVEDRAKKAKAPAFLFGHSFGGLVASSSILESAGAFKGLVLSAPFFGLALEVPKIKVLAGRVASRLYPKLGLPSGLHGKDMTHDPERAKAYDEDPLVFPNATARWFTEAVKAQERALENAPKLTLPLYMAFGTADRVASFTAGKRFFERAGSKDKTFDPRPDQFHEILNEPSWKELVESISGWIGERYLQ; encoded by the coding sequence GTGAGCATCGAGCTGCACGAGGCTGTCCTCTCACGCCGCGCCGGGAACGGCCCCGATCTCTACTACGCGTCGGCGATGCCGGCCGACGTGAAGGCGGTGCTCGGGATCGTCCCCGGCTACGCCGATCACGGCGCGCGCTACCGCCACGTCATGGGCGCGCTCGCGGAGCACGGCATCGGCTCGATCGCGATCGACCTGCGCGGCCACGGGCGCGCGCTCGGCACGCGCGGCTTCTGCAACCGCTTCGACGAGTTCCTCGACGACGCGCGCGAGCTGCGCGCGCTGGTGGAGGACCGCGCGAAGAAGGCGAAGGCGCCGGCCTTCCTCTTCGGCCACAGCTTCGGCGGGCTCGTCGCGTCCTCCAGCATCCTCGAGAGCGCGGGCGCGTTCAAAGGGCTCGTTCTCTCCGCGCCGTTCTTCGGGCTCGCGCTCGAGGTCCCGAAGATCAAGGTGCTCGCGGGTCGCGTCGCCTCGCGGCTCTACCCGAAGCTCGGTCTCCCGAGCGGCCTCCACGGCAAGGACATGACGCACGATCCCGAGCGCGCGAAGGCGTACGACGAGGACCCGCTCGTGTTCCCGAACGCGACGGCGCGCTGGTTCACGGAGGCGGTGAAGGCGCAAGAGCGCGCGCTCGAGAACGCGCCGAAGCTCACGCTCCCGCTCTACATGGCGTTCGGCACGGCCGATCGCGTCGCGAGCTTCACCGCCGGCAAGCGCTTCTTCGAGCGCGCCGGGAGCAAGGACAAGACCTTCGACCCGCGCCCGGACCAGTTCCACGAGATCCTCAACGAGCCCTCGTGGAAGGAGCTCGTCGAGTCGATCTCAGGCTGGATCGGGGAGCGCTACTTGCAGTAG